A portion of the Mesobacillus sp. AQ2 genome contains these proteins:
- a CDS encoding dihydroorotate dehydrogenase translates to MPDWSYHTLFKPWLSRLPGNAGREFIHRGMSTIASIPGGKSFIEFLGHMSPSGKLSRNLFGLEFESPVGLSGKIDPKLTGTQAFQTLGFGTIEVGPVTVLPRDHVVDASLDSSEDALILPENLQTIGLAATIDTLKKKQLSVPVLIRLEEPETIARHFKGVGDAFVIEIDSLKSPDNLSQIKALLDNRPILIAVRHTIVPETLSKLKEASAFADGIMIEEDRALKSGKQVLALQQISSLTRALSMIKKEIALPVVTSGGVAEPADALELFRAGAELVFLSGGYIASGPGLPKRIQEAMLDTRKEEKDHSGWVWYWLFGLFILLGGSIVLFYSLTKVILFYDEAFMQMSRVELIAYNSNLYKFMSHDRMTLAGTMISGGFIYMQLARYGIRHGIHWTRKAFNIGSITGFLGILLFLGFGYFDWLHGLFWLILLPVYLIGYRKTRGANGPPSSKNRTNHIAWKKAVFGQLLFVILGFSFVLGGVIISTIGTTSVFVDTDLQYICMTPDQLNALNEKLIPVIAHDRAGFGSSLFSVGLLVLTLALWGFHEGAAWVWRTFLIGGIPAFSAGILTHFYIGYLDFIHLFPAYFALALYLGGLWLTRDYFKLSTRLNHKQMPCKTADIP, encoded by the coding sequence ATGCCTGATTGGTCCTATCACACGCTATTTAAACCATGGTTATCAAGGCTTCCCGGAAATGCGGGCAGGGAATTCATTCACAGGGGAATGTCGACGATTGCCAGTATCCCTGGAGGAAAATCATTCATAGAGTTTCTCGGCCATATGAGTCCTTCAGGAAAATTATCCCGCAATCTTTTTGGACTTGAATTCGAAAGCCCTGTTGGATTAAGCGGAAAAATCGACCCAAAATTAACAGGGACTCAAGCATTCCAAACGCTTGGGTTTGGAACAATCGAAGTTGGCCCTGTTACCGTTTTACCACGGGATCATGTTGTCGATGCATCACTGGATTCATCAGAAGATGCTCTGATCCTGCCAGAAAACCTGCAGACGATTGGACTTGCAGCCACAATCGACACTCTGAAAAAGAAGCAATTAAGTGTTCCAGTTCTGATCCGACTGGAAGAACCAGAGACGATTGCCAGACATTTCAAAGGAGTTGGGGATGCATTTGTAATAGAAATCGACTCCTTAAAAAGCCCGGATAATCTGTCACAAATAAAAGCTTTGTTGGATAACAGACCGATTCTTATAGCAGTCAGACATACCATTGTTCCGGAAACTCTTTCGAAACTTAAGGAAGCCAGTGCGTTTGCTGATGGAATCATGATTGAGGAAGACCGCGCCCTGAAATCCGGCAAACAGGTTCTGGCTTTACAGCAAATCAGCAGTTTGACCCGTGCTTTATCGATGATAAAAAAAGAAATTGCACTCCCTGTCGTGACTTCGGGAGGAGTTGCCGAACCTGCTGATGCCCTTGAACTTTTCAGAGCAGGAGCAGAACTTGTCTTTCTGTCTGGAGGCTATATCGCATCAGGTCCTGGCCTGCCAAAAAGAATCCAGGAAGCGATGCTTGATACCCGCAAAGAAGAAAAAGATCATTCGGGATGGGTATGGTATTGGCTTTTCGGACTGTTTATTTTACTTGGTGGTTCCATTGTCCTTTTTTATAGTTTGACGAAGGTAATCCTTTTCTATGATGAAGCTTTTATGCAAATGAGCAGGGTTGAATTGATTGCTTATAACTCTAACCTGTATAAATTCATGTCCCATGACCGGATGACCCTGGCGGGAACGATGATTTCCGGCGGGTTTATTTACATGCAGCTTGCCCGCTATGGCATCAGACATGGCATACATTGGACGAGGAAAGCATTTAATATCGGGTCAATTACAGGATTCCTCGGAATTTTGCTATTCCTCGGATTCGGTTACTTCGACTGGCTGCATGGATTGTTTTGGCTGATTCTGCTCCCTGTTTATCTAATTGGCTACAGAAAGACGCGCGGTGCGAATGGGCCGCCATCCTCGAAAAACCGAACAAACCATATTGCCTGGAAAAAAGCAGTGTTTGGACAGCTATTATTTGTGATCCTTGGCTTCTCGTTTGTCCTGGGAGGAGTCATTATTTCCACTATCGGGACGACATCAGTATTTGTTGATACCGATCTACAATACATTTGCATGACTCCTGATCAGCTTAATGCACTCAACGAAAAGTTGATCCCGGTCATCGCGCATGATCGAGCAGGCTTCGGCAGCTCACTTTTCAGCGTGGGATTATTGGTGCTGACCCTGGCTTTATGGGGATTCCACGAGGGGGCTGCCTGGGTATGGAGAACTTTTTTGATCGGTGGCATCCCGGCTTTTTCAGCAGGAATCCTCACCCATTTTTATATCGGCTATCTTGATTTTATTCATCTCTTCCCAGCCTATTTTGCACTTGCCCTTTACCTTGGCGGATTATGGCTGACCAGGGACTATTTTAAATTGAGCACCAGGTTGAACCATAAGCAGATGCCATGCAAGACTGCAGACATACCCTAA
- a CDS encoding H-type small acid-soluble spore protein, with amino-acid sequence MDLNRVKQILSSSAEIDVVYNGASVWIDHLNEDGRTATVHLRGPLEERTTVEISELQERS; translated from the coding sequence ATGGATTTGAACCGCGTAAAGCAAATTTTATCGTCATCTGCAGAAATCGATGTCGTCTATAATGGTGCATCTGTCTGGATTGATCATTTAAATGAAGATGGACGGACCGCGACTGTTCATCTGCGGGGACCACTGGAAGAGAGAACAACCGTGGAGATTTCCGAACTGCAGGAAAGGTCATAA
- a CDS encoding DUF302 domain-containing protein, with translation MFHHTIEVDKSLNEAVSALEASLKNEKFGVLWSLNMKETLAGKGVELDGDYIILEVCNPHEAKRVLEKNPLVSYFLPCKIVVYKENGATKVGLPKPTELIKLVENEDLQAIASDIEKRLIGAIDSIK, from the coding sequence ATGTTCCATCATACAATTGAAGTGGACAAGTCATTGAATGAAGCGGTATCGGCACTTGAAGCAAGCCTGAAAAATGAGAAGTTTGGAGTCCTTTGGTCTCTGAATATGAAGGAAACACTGGCTGGTAAAGGTGTAGAGCTTGACGGAGACTATATTATCCTTGAAGTATGCAATCCACATGAAGCCAAAAGAGTGCTGGAGAAAAATCCGCTCGTGAGTTATTTCCTTCCATGTAAAATTGTTGTTTATAAAGAAAACGGTGCAACCAAGGTGGGGCTTCCGAAACCAACAGAGTTAATTAAACTTGTTGAAAATGAGGACTTGCAAGCCATCGCGTCAGATATTGAGAAAAGGCTGATCGGCGCTATCGACAGCATTAAATAA
- a CDS encoding inorganic phosphate transporter, whose product MDVVFIVTVLIVIGALAFDFINGFHDTANAIATSVSTKALKPRHAILLAAIMNFVGAMTFTGVAKTITKDIVDPFTLENGSIVILAALIAAIFWNLLTWYYGIPSSSSHAIIGSIAGAAIAASGFSALNYGGFLKILQALIISPLLAFAIGFIVYSIFKVLFRNNNLAKTNRNFRYFQVATAALQSFTHGTNDAQKAMGIITMALIANNYLTTNDIPLWVQFSCALAMGLGTSIGGWKIIKTVGGNIMKIRPVNGVAADLTGALIIFGATYIHLPVSTTHVISSSILGVGTAHRVKGVKWTTAQRMIITWVITLPISATVAAISYFILNAIF is encoded by the coding sequence ATGGATGTAGTTTTTATAGTAACAGTATTGATTGTTATCGGGGCTCTTGCATTTGACTTCATCAATGGTTTTCACGACACAGCAAATGCGATCGCCACTTCCGTATCAACGAAAGCCCTTAAGCCTCGCCATGCGATTCTACTGGCTGCCATCATGAACTTTGTCGGCGCCATGACTTTTACTGGTGTAGCCAAAACAATTACAAAGGATATTGTTGATCCTTTCACACTTGAAAATGGATCAATCGTGATTTTAGCTGCTTTGATTGCCGCGATTTTCTGGAATCTGTTGACATGGTACTATGGGATCCCGAGCAGTTCTTCGCATGCAATTATCGGTTCTATTGCTGGTGCGGCGATTGCAGCATCTGGATTTAGTGCATTGAATTATGGTGGATTCCTGAAAATTCTTCAGGCGTTGATTATTTCACCACTTTTAGCCTTTGCAATTGGATTTATAGTTTATAGTATTTTTAAAGTCTTGTTTAGGAATAACAATCTTGCAAAGACGAACCGTAATTTCCGTTATTTCCAGGTTGCAACAGCAGCATTGCAGTCATTTACACACGGAACGAATGATGCGCAAAAGGCTATGGGTATCATCACAATGGCCTTGATTGCAAACAACTACCTGACTACAAATGATATCCCGCTATGGGTACAGTTCTCCTGTGCGCTAGCCATGGGTCTTGGTACCTCAATCGGTGGCTGGAAGATCATTAAGACAGTCGGCGGAAATATCATGAAAATCCGTCCAGTGAACGGCGTAGCAGCTGATTTGACAGGTGCGCTGATTATATTTGGAGCGACTTATATCCACTTGCCAGTTAGTACAACCCATGTCATTTCATCTTCCATTCTTGGAGTGGGAACTGCACATAGGGTAAAGGGCGTTAAATGGACTACAGCACAGCGCATGATTATTACATGGGTTATTACCCTGCCAATTTCGGCTACTGTAGCAGCTATCTCGTACTTTATCTTAAATGCTATCTTTTAA
- a CDS encoding DUF47 domain-containing protein, with product MVFRKKDKFAILLTDISVNLKESSEYFADYKLNNASDLKIFTEKMKDMETKGDNYIHEVIMELNNAFITPIEREDILALSMSMDDVLDGMEQCANLFDMYSITKADEFMMQFVAAIKSAAFEIEQAVQLLTTKKLKQIREHAIRIKDLESKCDGVLRQSIKHLFSVEKDPIRIIQYKEIYEGLEEIADSCQDVANTLESIVMKNA from the coding sequence ATGGTTTTCAGAAAAAAGGACAAGTTTGCAATCTTGCTTACGGATATTTCCGTGAATCTGAAAGAAAGCAGTGAATATTTTGCTGATTATAAACTCAACAATGCCAGCGATCTAAAAATCTTCACTGAAAAAATGAAGGATATGGAGACGAAAGGTGATAATTACATCCATGAAGTCATCATGGAACTGAATAATGCGTTCATCACTCCTATCGAAAGAGAAGACATTCTTGCCCTCTCTATGTCAATGGATGATGTTCTTGATGGGATGGAACAATGCGCGAACCTGTTTGATATGTATTCGATCACGAAAGCAGATGAATTCATGATGCAGTTCGTAGCAGCCATCAAGAGTGCTGCATTTGAAATTGAACAAGCCGTTCAGCTGTTGACAACAAAAAAACTTAAACAAATAAGAGAACATGCCATTCGCATTAAGGATCTTGAATCAAAATGTGACGGCGTCCTTCGCCAGTCCATTAAACACCTATTCTCGGTGGAAAAAGATCCAATCAGAATCATTCAGTACAAGGAAATATATGAAGGCCTTGAAGAGATCGCAGACAGCTGTCAGGATGTTGCAAACACTCTTGAAAGCATCGTTATGAAAAACGCGTAA
- a CDS encoding aldo/keto reductase, producing the protein MKSIFDKVKLHNGVEMPVLGLGVYKVEEGTQIEETIHSALDYGYRLIDTASFYQNEEGVGRAIGNSSIPREELFITTKVWNSEQGYDNTLRAFDESMERLGLKYLDLYLVHWPVKGMYLQTWRALEKLYKEGRVKAIGVSNFKIHHLQDLLSHCVERPVINQVELHPLLAQTELRNFCRQNEIKVEAWSPLSRGRFLDEPVLGSISDRHGKTPAQVILRWHLQHEIIPIPKSVTPSRLKENAEVFDFKLSQQEMAEIDGLNKDQRFGADPDHIDF; encoded by the coding sequence ATGAAGAGCATTTTTGACAAAGTCAAATTACATAATGGAGTGGAAATGCCTGTACTGGGTCTTGGTGTATACAAAGTAGAGGAAGGGACACAAATCGAAGAAACGATTCATTCAGCACTGGATTACGGATACCGGCTGATTGATACAGCTTCTTTTTACCAAAATGAAGAAGGTGTAGGAAGAGCCATCGGGAACAGCAGCATCCCAAGAGAAGAATTGTTCATTACCACGAAGGTCTGGAATTCTGAACAGGGATATGACAATACGTTGCGAGCATTTGATGAAAGTATGGAGAGGCTGGGCCTGAAGTATCTGGATTTGTATCTGGTACACTGGCCAGTAAAAGGAATGTATTTGCAAACATGGCGTGCGCTCGAAAAACTTTATAAGGAGGGCAGGGTAAAGGCTATTGGTGTCAGCAATTTTAAGATACATCATTTGCAGGATCTCCTAAGCCACTGTGTTGAAAGGCCAGTAATCAATCAAGTTGAGCTTCATCCATTGCTGGCGCAGACGGAACTTCGGAATTTCTGCCGTCAAAATGAAATTAAGGTGGAAGCATGGTCGCCATTATCCAGGGGGAGATTCCTGGATGAACCTGTATTGGGAAGCATCTCCGACCGTCATGGAAAGACCCCAGCTCAGGTTATTTTAAGGTGGCACCTGCAGCATGAAATTATTCCGATCCCCAAATCGGTCACGCCGTCAAGGCTGAAAGAAAATGCGGAGGTATTCGATTTCAAGCTTAGTCAACAAGAAATGGCAGAGATTGATGGCCTCAACAAAGATCAGCGGTTTGGAGCTGATCCTGACCACATCGATTTTTAA
- a CDS encoding GlsB/YeaQ/YmgE family stress response membrane protein, which translates to MLSFLWALIIGGIIGWIAGLILGRDIPGGVIGNIIAGFVGAWIGQAILGDWGPVVADFAIVPALIGAIALVFIVSLVMKSMRRAD; encoded by the coding sequence ATGTTAAGTTTTCTTTGGGCATTAATTATCGGTGGTATTATTGGATGGATAGCAGGACTAATCCTTGGAAGAGATATTCCAGGCGGAGTCATTGGTAACATCATCGCAGGTTTTGTAGGTGCTTGGATTGGACAAGCAATCCTGGGTGACTGGGGACCTGTAGTAGCTGACTTTGCGATTGTTCCAGCCTTGATCGGTGCCATCGCACTAGTATTCATCGTCAGCCTTGTAATGAAGAGCATGCGCAGAGCTGACTAA
- a CDS encoding RluA family pseudouridine synthase, with amino-acid sequence MMIQTNKKGNWFEITVPGEWEKYTLETLFKDFWKAPKKLVHTFRMEKSVLLNGQVPDWTLPLSKNERLSLKLFTEEESTFIPQYLNVDIIYEDDHLIVFNKPAGMDTHPNADGQTGTLANAAAFHMQASGEVNRPRHIHRLDRDTTGAVLFAKNPLIAAILDKMLEERSIKRTYLALADGIIRQKKGTIDKPIGRDRHHPTRRRVSDTGQQAITHYKVLEKLKQRDLTLIQCSLDTGRTHQIRVHFSSIGHPLAGDELYGGSDAFHRQALHAVKMEFTHPFTQEKIICHAPFIDEEPIFINIDPYEI; translated from the coding sequence ATGATGATTCAGACAAACAAAAAAGGCAACTGGTTTGAAATCACGGTTCCCGGAGAATGGGAAAAATACACACTCGAAACTCTTTTCAAGGACTTTTGGAAGGCACCGAAAAAGCTGGTCCATACCTTCCGGATGGAAAAGAGCGTCTTACTAAATGGACAGGTGCCTGATTGGACACTCCCTCTGAGTAAGAATGAGCGACTAAGCCTCAAGCTTTTTACTGAGGAAGAATCGACTTTCATCCCCCAGTATTTGAATGTTGACATCATTTATGAAGATGATCACCTAATTGTCTTCAATAAGCCCGCGGGAATGGACACCCATCCAAATGCAGATGGTCAGACCGGCACACTTGCTAACGCTGCTGCATTCCATATGCAGGCAAGTGGCGAGGTCAACCGACCGCGCCATATTCATAGACTTGACAGGGATACCACTGGTGCTGTCCTTTTTGCGAAAAATCCCCTGATTGCCGCCATCCTTGATAAGATGCTTGAGGAACGTTCAATCAAAAGAACCTATTTGGCACTGGCAGATGGAATCATCAGGCAGAAAAAAGGAACAATTGATAAACCAATTGGGCGAGACCGCCACCACCCAACTAGAAGGCGTGTATCCGATACAGGCCAGCAAGCGATTACCCATTATAAAGTTTTGGAAAAACTTAAACAGAGAGACCTTACCCTCATCCAGTGTTCATTGGATACAGGCCGAACCCATCAAATCCGTGTCCACTTCAGCTCCATTGGACACCCGCTGGCTGGAGACGAGCTGTATGGGGGAAGTGATGCCTTCCACCGGCAGGCGCTGCATGCAGTAAAGATGGAATTCACCCACCCGTTTACACAGGAAAAAATAATATGTCATGCTCCTTTTATCGACGAGGAACCGATTTTTATTAATATTGATCCATATGAAATTTGA
- a CDS encoding YhcU family protein yields MKIVYASTPGQEEKVVELANYFYSDIFPLYFTDEDIHEFEMLEVLHTRPEQFERFSTLGDAFQVITSMQTLISILESGHIPEKYQSMFRKNVQILTDYGICFPFNYSQFSESKHVHLEYISTYAKAANRLLL; encoded by the coding sequence TTGAAAATTGTTTATGCGTCTACACCCGGACAGGAAGAAAAAGTGGTAGAGCTTGCGAATTATTTTTACTCTGATATTTTTCCATTATACTTCACGGATGAAGACATACATGAATTCGAAATGCTGGAAGTGTTACATACAAGGCCGGAACAGTTCGAGAGATTCAGTACACTCGGAGACGCTTTCCAGGTCATTACAAGTATGCAGACGTTGATCTCGATCCTGGAGTCTGGCCATATTCCCGAAAAATATCAGTCCATGTTCCGTAAAAATGTCCAGATCTTGACGGACTACGGAATTTGCTTCCCTTTCAATTACAGTCAGTTCTCTGAATCAAAACATGTCCATCTAGAGTATATCAGTACTTATGCCAAAGCTGCCAACAGACTCTTGTTATAA
- a CDS encoding thioredoxin family protein, whose product MKKVIIFLVIIIGLFAALFFVNKAQNEEKSEGNPYGKDTLHPETVKQLDDPNYQNIILPDELDKKLEAGEDVTVYFFSPTCPHCVRTTPVVAPLAKDMDVDLVQYNLLEFEQGWNDYGIESTPTIVQYKDGKEVNRIVGYQEEATFKDWFNEYTLK is encoded by the coding sequence TTGAAAAAGGTTATCATTTTTTTGGTTATTATCATAGGATTGTTCGCAGCTTTATTCTTTGTCAATAAAGCGCAAAATGAGGAAAAATCTGAAGGCAATCCATACGGCAAGGATACGCTTCATCCCGAAACCGTCAAACAGCTGGATGACCCAAATTATCAAAACATCATCCTGCCTGATGAACTTGATAAGAAGCTTGAAGCCGGAGAAGATGTTACGGTTTATTTTTTCAGCCCAACATGCCCTCACTGCGTCCGTACAACACCAGTGGTCGCACCTCTGGCAAAGGATATGGATGTTGATTTAGTACAATACAACCTTCTCGAATTCGAACAAGGCTGGAATGATTACGGAATCGAATCGACTCCAACCATTGTCCAATACAAGGATGGAAAAGAAGTTAACCGGATCGTCGGCTATCAGGAAGAAGCCACTTTTAAAGATTGGTTCAATGAGTACACTCTGAAATAA
- a CDS encoding disulfide oxidoreductase, translating to MEKPKKDPRETLLFTAWATSIIAMFGSLYFSEIRQYEPCLLCWYQRILMYPFALILGIAVVKKDYKISFYTMIMAAVGGLISLYHYSLQKVPFMADNAVTCGRVPCTGQYINWLGFITIPFLALTAFIIIFSVSLVIWKKSKEEA from the coding sequence TTGGAAAAGCCTAAAAAAGATCCAAGGGAAACCTTATTATTTACAGCATGGGCCACATCCATCATTGCGATGTTCGGCAGTCTATATTTTTCGGAAATCCGTCAGTATGAGCCCTGCCTGCTATGCTGGTACCAGAGGATCCTGATGTATCCTTTTGCCTTGATTCTTGGGATAGCTGTTGTGAAGAAGGATTATAAGATCTCTTTTTATACAATGATCATGGCCGCTGTCGGAGGACTGATATCGCTTTACCATTATTCATTGCAAAAAGTTCCATTCATGGCGGATAATGCTGTTACCTGCGGAAGAGTGCCTTGTACAGGCCAGTACATCAACTGGTTGGGTTTTATCACCATCCCATTCCTGGCTTTGACCGCATTCATCATTATTTTTTCTGTAAGCCTGGTTATTTGGAAGAAATCGAAGGAGGAAGCTTAA
- a CDS encoding bifunctional GNAT family N-acetyltransferase/carbon-nitrogen hydrolase family protein: protein MTELDLSKFEKRMIIRNTKQEDIEEIIKMQNSCFPGMDPWKREQLESHLEIFPEGQFVAEYDGKVVGSCSSLIINFDEYDDRHSWDDITDEGYITNHNPDGYNLYGIEVMTHPEFRRMKVGYRLYEARKDLARQMNLKSIIIGGRIPNYHLHAEEMSPREYVRQVASHKIYDPVLSFQLRNDFILMRINPNYLPDDLQSNKYATLMEWNNVDYHPKSKRFFKTSNPVRICVVQYMMRQISSFDDFAHQVEYFTDVASDAGSDFAVFPELFTTQLMSFMNEKSPSLAVRKVAEFTEQYIELFTDLAVRYNVNIIGGSHFVKEEDEEIYNISYLFRRDGTIDKQYKLHITPNERRWWGISRGDELKVFDTDCGKIAIQICYDIEFPELARIATDMGAKIIFTPFCTEDRQGYLRVRYCAQARAVENQVYTVISGTVGNLPQTENMDIQYAQSGIFAPSDFEFARDGIVGETNPNIEMVMIGDVDLEILRRQRQDGTVRQLKDRRHDIYRIKYKK, encoded by the coding sequence ATGACTGAACTGGATTTGTCCAAATTTGAAAAAAGAATGATTATCCGTAATACAAAGCAAGAGGATATTGAAGAAATCATTAAAATGCAAAATAGCTGCTTTCCTGGGATGGACCCCTGGAAACGTGAGCAGCTGGAAAGCCATCTTGAAATTTTCCCTGAAGGCCAGTTCGTGGCGGAATATGACGGAAAGGTGGTCGGGTCGTGTTCCAGCCTGATCATCAACTTCGACGAATACGATGACCGCCACAGTTGGGACGACATCACGGATGAAGGGTATATCACCAACCATAACCCCGATGGCTATAATTTGTATGGAATTGAGGTAATGACCCATCCTGAATTCAGGAGGATGAAGGTGGGCTACCGTCTGTATGAGGCAAGAAAAGACCTCGCCCGGCAGATGAACCTGAAGAGTATCATCATCGGCGGCAGAATCCCGAATTACCATCTGCATGCGGAAGAAATGTCACCTCGGGAATATGTTAGGCAGGTCGCATCGCATAAAATTTATGATCCTGTTCTCTCATTCCAGCTAAGGAATGACTTCATATTAATGAGGATCAATCCCAATTATTTGCCTGACGATCTTCAGTCAAACAAATATGCAACATTGATGGAATGGAATAATGTCGACTACCATCCGAAATCGAAGCGCTTTTTTAAAACAAGCAACCCGGTCCGCATTTGCGTGGTCCAATATATGATGAGGCAAATTTCATCCTTCGATGACTTTGCACACCAGGTTGAATACTTTACCGATGTCGCTTCCGATGCCGGTTCGGATTTTGCGGTGTTCCCGGAACTCTTTACAACACAGCTCATGTCATTCATGAATGAAAAATCACCGTCGCTCGCTGTCCGCAAAGTGGCGGAATTCACGGAACAATATATTGAACTTTTTACAGATCTGGCGGTACGGTACAATGTCAATATCATTGGAGGCTCCCATTTTGTAAAAGAAGAAGATGAGGAAATTTATAATATTTCCTATCTGTTCCGCCGCGATGGAACAATCGACAAGCAGTATAAGCTCCATATTACGCCGAATGAACGAAGATGGTGGGGGATCAGCCGGGGCGATGAACTGAAAGTCTTCGATACAGACTGCGGCAAAATCGCCATCCAGATCTGTTATGATATCGAGTTTCCTGAGCTTGCGAGAATCGCCACGGATATGGGAGCAAAGATCATCTTCACTCCTTTCTGTACAGAAGATCGCCAGGGATACCTTCGTGTCCGTTACTGTGCCCAGGCAAGAGCGGTCGAGAACCAGGTCTACACAGTCATTTCCGGAACTGTCGGGAACCTGCCTCAAACAGAAAACATGGATATCCAATATGCCCAATCCGGGATTTTTGCGCCATCCGATTTTGAATTTGCAAGGGACGGGATCGTCGGCGAAACGAACCCGAACATCGAAATGGTGATGATTGGCGATGTCGACCTCGAAATCCTCCGCCGCCAGCGCCAGGACGGAACAGTAAGGCAGCTGAAAGACCGCAGGCACGATATATACAGGATTAAATATAAGAAGTAG